A DNA window from Hordeum vulgare subsp. vulgare chromosome 1H, MorexV3_pseudomolecules_assembly, whole genome shotgun sequence contains the following coding sequences:
- the LOC123430122 gene encoding probable pectate lyase 5 → MAGAPESILVILLLPVLLLGAGASSLPLLNSSLPDPAAVVADFHSKVATSRRRMQETAGVCMTGNPIDDCWRCTGTEWWKDRQRLADCGIGFGRNALGGKGGPIYVVTDSSDRDPVNPAPGTLRYGAIQEGPLWIVFAADMTIRLNEELLVNSYKTIDGRGANVHVAGGACITLQYVSNIIIHNLHVHDCVPAGDANVRSSPTHYGWRTRSDGDGISLFSARDVWVDHCALSRCADGLVDAIMGSTGITVSNSYFSHHDEVMLLGHSDGYLPDSGMQVTIAFNHFGVQLVQRMPRCRRGYFHIVNNDYTAWEMYAIGGSAGPTINSQGNRYIAPANPNAKEVTKRVDTEEGQWNGWNWRTEGDMMVNGAFFVPSGEGMENIYDKASSGVDPKSSALVDQLTMGAGVLGGPRDNGEASAYVGFNYAGSATGGGGNGYGSLGMVYANSGDQGCRSQLILSLTISVVALICRVRLD, encoded by the exons ATGGCAGGAGCCCCCGAATCCATCCTCGTTATCTTACTCCTCCCCGTCCTGTTGCTCGGGGCCggggcctcctccctccccctgCTCAACTCCTCGCTCCCGGaccccgccgccgtcgtcgccgaCTTCCACAG CAAGGTGGCGACGTCGCGGCGGCGGATGCAGGAGACGGCGGGCGTGTGCATGACGGGCAACCCTATCGACGACTGCTGGCGGTGCACCGGGACAGAGTGGTGGAAGGACCGGCAGCGGCTGGCGGACTGCGGCATCGGGTTCGGCCGCAACGCGCTGGGCGGCAAGGGCGGGCCAATCTACGTGGTGACCGACTCCTCGGATCGCGACCCGGTGAACCCGGCGCCCGGCACGCTCCGGTACGGCGCCATCCAGGAGGGGCCCCTGTGGATCGTGTTCGCGGCGGACATGACCATCCGGCTCAACGAGGAGCTGCTGGTGAACAGCTACAAGACCATCGACGGGCGCGGCGCGAACGTGCACGTCGCCGGCGGCGCGTGCATCACGCTGCAGTACGTGTCCAACATCATCATCCACAACCTGCACGTGCACGACTGCGTGCCGGCGGGGGACGCGAACGTGCGCTCCTCGCCGACGCACTACGGGTGGCGCACCCGGTCGGACGGCGACGGCATCTCGCTCTTCTCGGCGCGGGACGTGTGGGTGGACCACTGCGCGCTGTCCCGGTGCGCGGACGGGCTGGTGGACGCCATCATGGGGTCGACGGGGATCACCGTGTCCAACAGCTACTTCTCCCACCACGACGAGGTGATGCTGCTGGGGCACAGCGACGGGTACCTCCCGGACTCGGGCATGCAGGTGACCATCGCCTTCAACCACTTCGGCGTGCAGCTGGTGCAGCGGATGCCGCGCTGCCGCCGGGGATACTTCCACATCGTCAACAACGACTACACGGCGTGGGAGATGTACGCCATCGGCGGCAGCGCCGGGCCCACCATCAACAGCCAGGGCAACCGCTACATCGCCCCAGCCAACCCCAACGCCAAGGAG GTGACGAAGCGCGTGGACACGGAGGAGGGCCAGTGGAACGGGTGGAACTGGCGGACGGAGGGTGACATGATGGTGAACGGCGCCTTCTTCGTGCCCTCCGGGGAAGGGATGGAGAACATCTACGACAAGGCCTCCAGCGGCGTCGACCCCAAGTCGTCCGCGCTCGTCGACCAGCTCACCATGGGCGCCGGCGTCCTCGGCGGGCCAAG GGACAATGGCGAAGCGTCCGCGTACGTCGGGTTCAACTATGCCGGATcggcgaccggaggtggaggcaaCGGGTATGGTTCCCTTGGGATGGTGTATGCCAACAGCGGCGATCAGGGCTGCCGGTCTCAGTTGATACTATCGCTGACTATTTCAGTTGTTGCTCTAATATGTCGTGTAAGACTCGATTGA
- the LOC123430133 gene encoding splicing factor 3B subunit 4, whose protein sequence is MTTRIAPGVGANLLGQHSAERNQDATTYVGNLDPQVSEELLWELFVQAGPVVNVYVPKDRVTNLHQGYGFVEFRSEEDADYAIKILNMLKLYGKPIRVNKASQDKKSLDVGANLFIGNLDPEVDEKLLYDTFSAFGVIVTNPKIMRDPETGNSRGFGFVSYDSFESSDQAIEAMNNQHLCNRPITVSYAYKKDTKGERHGTPAERLLAANNPGSQKHRPHTMFATAPPTQGLQNGGVGAPVPRPFANGNVPGQMQHVRPPPPPVGQYPPMQMHGQPAWPGPPQNMQQVPPPMQQQLQYRLPGMPPPQNMMPPPQNMMPPPPHHMSRPPPPPPNMQAPPMWRPPPPPQQGGGMPPPPMSMPPPPPPPSG, encoded by the exons ATGACGACGCGTATCGCGCCCGGCGTGGGCGCGAACCTCCTCGGGCAGCACTCGGCGGAGCGCAACCAGGACGCCACCACCTACGTCGGCAACCTCGACCCGCAG GTTTCGGAGGAATTACTGTGGGAGTTGTTTGTCCAAGCAGGCCCTGTTG TTAATGTCTATGTCCCGAAAGACAGAGTTACAAATCTACACCAGGGCTATGGGTTTGTAGAATTCAGGAGTGAGGAAGATGCAGATTAT GCTATTAAGATTTTGAACATGCTCAAATTGTACGGAAAGCCAATAAGAGTAAACAAG GCTTCCCaagacaagaagagcttggatgtTGGTGCGAATCTTTTTATTGGCAATCTCGATCCG GAAGTTGATGAGAAGCTTCTCTACGATACCTTCAGTGCATTTGGGGTGATTGTGACCAACCCTAAG ATAATGCGGGACCCTGAAACTGGAAATTCTCGAGGTTTTGGCTTTGTGAGCTATGATTCCTTTGAATCATCTGATCAAGCAATAGAG GCCATGAACAATCAGCATTTATGTAATCGGCCAATCACTGTCTCATATGCTTACAAGAAAGACACGAAAGGAGAGCGCCATGGCACACCAGCAG AGAGGTTGCTTGCGGCGAACAACCCAGGATCTCAGAAGCATAGGCCACACACAATGTTTGCAACTGCTCCTCCAACCCAAGGGCTTCAAAACGGTGGTGTTGGTGCACCTGTGCCACGGCCTTTTGCCAATGGGAATGTCCCAGGACAGATGCAACATGTCAGACCGCCCCCGCCACCTGTTGGTCAATACCCTCCCATGCAGATGCATGGACAGCCTGCCTGGCCTGGTCCTCCGCAGAATATGCAACAAGTACCACCTCCGATGCAACAGCAGCTTCAATACAGGCTTCCAGGGATGCCCCCGCCGCAAAACATGATGCCTCCGCCACAAAACATGATGCCTCCGCCACCTCATCACATGTccaggccgccgccgccacctcccaatATGCAAGCTCCACCTATGTGGAGGCCACCCCCGCCCCCGCAACAAGGTGGTGGAATGCCGCCGCCTCCAATGTCcatgccacctccaccaccaccgccttcTGGTTAA